The genomic DNA CCGGACGGGACATCGAATACGGTCTGTTTCGCGGAACACCTCCAGGACTGCTGCGGATGGGGCAGTAATACGCCGGAGTGGGCCCTCAACATGGCCGTTCAATTCCCCAACGTCAGAGATGGCCAGAGCAATCCGATTTTCGGAGGAGCCAATGCGTTTAACAGCACGGGGCTCTCCAACACGGGGTATTTTGGTTCGAACGGCGGCGGCTCGGCCAATTTCACCAACCCGGTCGCGGCGAGCGTTTCGGCCCTTCCGACGAATGCCGTCGCCCTCCAGGTCGGCTCCACGGTCTGGAAGTGCGACACCCGCGTGACCTCGTCCGCGCACCCCGGGGTGATGGTCGTGGGTTTGGGTGACGCGAGTGTCCGCCTGGTCTCCGGCAGCCTCTCCGCCGCTACCTGGATGAACGCCTGCACCCCGAACGACGGCAACGTCCTCGGCAGCGATTGGTAGGCAACTTCAAATGCTAACCGCGACCCGGAATTCCCGAGACACAATCGGCGGATTCCACGCACTGAACTGATGAGTAGGCGGCTGGGATCATTCAAACCGATACACCGCGGCTGATGGCCAGCGAGGCACCCTATGTCCCCGACTGATATTAGGTTACGAGCGATTGTCCCGGTCCCGCTGCGTCCGCGACGAGTCGGGTTTACGCTCATCGAGTTACTGGTCGTGATCGCGATCATCGCAATCCTTATCGGGTTACTTCTGCCGGCCGTGCAGAAGGTCCGCGAAGCCGCCAACCAAGCCAAGTGTCGCAACAACTTGAAGCAGTTGGGTCTGGCCCTGCACAACTTCAACGACACCTACGGGTCATTCCCCCAGGGCGTCCAATGGGGGGTGCCAATGGCTTCGTACGCGCCGCCGAGAATGAGCTACATCCTGTACGTCTACCCGTTCATTGAACAAAACAACGCCTATCAGCTCTTTAACGTCAACGCCCCCAACAACGGCGTCGGACCGTGGCACGGTAACGCCAACTCCCTCGGCTCCGGCGCGCCGACGGCGGTCATTGTGCCGGTATTCATTTGCCCGAGCGATAGCGGCGTCACGTCGATTACCAACAATTTCGGCTCGTACGGCCTTGGCAATTACATGCCGTTTATGCCGGGCAATTGCGTGGGGGGAGCACTGACAACGAGTACCCGGACCGCCATGTGCGTGAATTCCGGGGCCCGGTTCGCGGACATTACCGATGGCACCAGCGGCACAATGGTGTTGGGCGAGTACGTGCGGAGCGTTGGCGATCCCATCGATTACCGCGGCTTTGTCTGGTCGGACCAGGCCGGGTACAGCCAGGTCTATACGCAAAACACGCCGAATTCGAGTTCGCCCGACCTGCTGACGCCGGGTTGGTGTGTCAACCTCCCGGCTCAAAACCGACCGTGCGGTAATGCCTCGGGGACGTACACAACGAGCGATACCAATTCCGCCGCGTCGCGGAGCATGCACCTCGGGGGCGTGAACGTGGTGATGGCCGACGGCGCGGTGCGGTTCGCGTCGAACGCCGTCAGCCTCTCCACGTGGCAGGCCCTCGCCACCATCTCCGGCGGCGAAATACCCGGCAGTGACTTCTGAGGCTGAACCGATGAAGACAAGACTGTTGGCGTTGTCGCTCGTCGTATTGGCGGCGGCGGGGTGCGGCGACGAGCCGGCCCGGGTGCCAGTGGCGGGCAAAGTTTCGTTCGACGGTCAACCCATTACCGATGGCGCCATCACCCTTGTCGCTCCTACACCATGACAACTTCCCGTGTTAACCGCGGCCCGAATTCCTGAGACACGATCAGCAGATTCCACGCACTGAACTGATAGGTAGACGGCTTGGATCACCCAAACCGACAGACCGTGGGTTATAGCCCGTGAGGCGCCCTATGTCCGCGACTGATAATAAGTTGCGAGCGATTGCCCCGACCTCGTTGCGTTCAAAACGGATCGGGTTTACGCTCATCGAGTTACTGGTCGTGATCGCGATCCTCGCGATCCTCATCGGGTTACTTCTGCCGGCCGTCCAGAAAGTCCGCGAAGC from Fimbriiglobus ruber includes the following:
- a CDS encoding DUF1559 domain-containing protein → MSPTDIRLRAIVPVPLRPRRVGFTLIELLVVIAIIAILIGLLLPAVQKVREAANQAKCRNNLKQLGLALHNFNDTYGSFPQGVQWGVPMASYAPPRMSYILYVYPFIEQNNAYQLFNVNAPNNGVGPWHGNANSLGSGAPTAVIVPVFICPSDSGVTSITNNFGSYGLGNYMPFMPGNCVGGALTTSTRTAMCVNSGARFADITDGTSGTMVLGEYVRSVGDPIDYRGFVWSDQAGYSQVYTQNTPNSSSPDLLTPGWCVNLPAQNRPCGNASGTYTTSDTNSAASRSMHLGGVNVVMADGAVRFASNAVSLSTWQALATISGGEIPGSDF